The following are from one region of the Hymenobacter radiodurans genome:
- a CDS encoding DUF5916 domain-containing protein has protein sequence MSFNFTLRFCLLLAGFVAGGHFAVAQQTPAPTSSATAAPKRQLQALRITEPIKLDGELNEAMWQQATVATDFIQQRPNPGIPEKQKTEVRILYDDANLYIGAIMHDISPDSILREMTQRDQFGNTDLFSIFLDTYNDKLNGYNFTVTTSGVQLDARYSPASGEDWNWNAVWDAQTSQRGTDWIAEMRIPYSAIRFSKAPEQLWGLNFARQRKRDNAQFFWNEVKPEVDGFVNQWGELRGIQNVEPPLRLSLTPYVSAYVNHNPLNADGTRRTTTSFNGGADLKWGINESFTLDATLVPDFGQVQSDNQVLNLSPFEVQFNENRPFFTEGTELFNKGNLFYSRRVGATPIGFYNVATEENEKIVRNPSETRLLNATKVSGRTSKGLGIGLFNALSNDVYATVRNTETGEEREVQTQPFSNYNIAVLDQSLKNNSYVSLINTNVTRWGKTYDANVTGGLFRFADKKNAYAFDGSVVYSRRRGTAFGSDDQVSDQDGYKYRVGVGKISGKFTWGLNHGIESDTYNPNDLGILFGNNKITQSLDMGYWKYKPFWKVNNFYLFGQARHTLLYKPTRYQSTSFYLGANTTFTKNFLQVGFDFNVDPRNHDYFEPRVFPLGEYYVRVPGSTSLIVFFNSDTRKKFALGMNAGNSTYALDNRFARDRRVSYRFGAYPRYRVNDHLTFRYSLDWSFDGNQIGYVNGGMSRDEPMDEPFMGQVILGRRDVATVSNVLSVAYTFTNRMSFTLRTRHYTSNVRYADFSVLSPGGNEQIVDYRRNRDNTYNAFNVDAVYSWWFAPGSQISVVWKNAGTSFLQANEATPLYFDNLSNTINTPHNNSVSVKILYYLDYLAFRKK, from the coding sequence ATGTCTTTCAATTTTACGCTGCGTTTTTGCCTATTGCTGGCCGGCTTCGTGGCTGGGGGGCATTTTGCGGTAGCCCAGCAAACCCCAGCTCCCACCAGCTCCGCCACGGCCGCCCCCAAGCGTCAGCTCCAGGCCCTACGCATTACGGAGCCAATCAAGCTCGACGGGGAGCTAAATGAAGCCATGTGGCAGCAGGCTACGGTCGCCACCGATTTTATTCAGCAGCGGCCTAACCCCGGCATACCGGAAAAGCAAAAAACGGAAGTGCGCATACTCTATGATGACGCCAACCTCTACATCGGCGCCATCATGCACGACATTAGCCCCGATTCCATTCTGCGGGAAATGACCCAGCGTGACCAGTTTGGTAACACCGATCTGTTCTCCATTTTCCTGGATACCTATAACGACAAACTCAACGGCTACAACTTTACGGTAACCACTTCTGGCGTGCAGCTGGATGCGCGCTACTCGCCGGCCAGCGGCGAAGACTGGAACTGGAACGCCGTGTGGGACGCCCAAACCAGCCAGCGCGGCACCGACTGGATTGCCGAAATGCGCATTCCGTACTCGGCTATTCGCTTCAGCAAGGCGCCCGAGCAGCTCTGGGGACTGAATTTTGCCCGCCAGCGCAAGCGCGATAATGCGCAGTTTTTCTGGAATGAAGTAAAGCCCGAAGTCGATGGCTTTGTGAATCAATGGGGCGAGCTGCGCGGCATCCAAAATGTAGAGCCGCCACTGCGCCTGTCGCTCACGCCCTACGTGTCGGCCTACGTGAACCACAACCCGCTGAACGCCGACGGCACGCGCCGCACTACCACCAGCTTCAACGGTGGCGCTGACCTGAAATGGGGTATCAACGAAAGCTTCACCTTGGACGCCACGCTGGTGCCGGACTTCGGGCAAGTGCAGAGCGATAACCAGGTGCTCAACTTATCGCCTTTCGAGGTGCAATTCAATGAGAACCGGCCGTTTTTTACCGAGGGCACTGAGCTGTTTAACAAAGGCAATCTGTTCTACTCCCGTCGCGTGGGCGCCACGCCCATCGGCTTCTACAATGTAGCCACGGAGGAGAATGAAAAAATCGTGCGCAACCCCTCCGAAACGCGTCTGCTGAACGCCACCAAAGTATCCGGCCGCACCAGCAAAGGCTTGGGGATTGGGTTGTTCAATGCCTTAAGTAACGATGTGTACGCCACCGTGCGCAACACCGAAACGGGGGAAGAGCGCGAGGTGCAAACCCAGCCTTTCTCGAACTACAATATTGCCGTGCTCGACCAGAGCTTGAAGAATAACTCCTACGTAAGCTTAATCAATACCAACGTCACGCGCTGGGGCAAAACCTACGACGCCAACGTGACTGGGGGGCTTTTTCGCTTCGCTGATAAGAAGAACGCCTATGCCTTCGATGGCAGTGTTGTGTATTCGCGGCGGCGCGGCACTGCTTTCGGCTCCGACGACCAAGTAAGCGACCAAGACGGCTACAAATACCGCGTGGGAGTGGGCAAAATCAGCGGCAAATTTACCTGGGGCCTGAACCACGGTATCGAGTCGGATACCTATAATCCGAACGACCTGGGTATCCTGTTTGGTAACAACAAAATCACCCAGTCGCTGGACATGGGCTACTGGAAGTATAAGCCATTTTGGAAGGTGAATAACTTCTACCTGTTTGGTCAGGCCCGGCATACCTTGCTGTACAAGCCTACGCGCTACCAAAGCACGAGCTTCTACCTGGGCGCTAACACCACGTTTACCAAGAACTTTCTGCAAGTGGGCTTCGACTTCAACGTGGACCCGCGCAACCACGACTACTTTGAGCCGCGCGTGTTCCCGTTGGGCGAATATTACGTGCGCGTGCCCGGCAGCACGAGCCTGATTGTGTTCTTCAATTCGGATACGCGCAAGAAGTTCGCGCTGGGCATGAACGCCGGTAACAGCACATACGCCCTCGATAACCGTTTCGCCCGCGACCGGCGGGTAAGTTACCGGTTCGGCGCTTATCCACGCTACCGCGTGAATGATCACCTCACCTTCCGCTACAGCCTCGATTGGAGCTTTGATGGTAACCAGATTGGGTACGTAAACGGCGGTATGTCGCGCGACGAGCCTATGGATGAGCCCTTTATGGGGCAGGTTATTCTGGGTCGCCGCGACGTAGCCACCGTTTCCAACGTCTTGTCGGTGGCCTACACGTTCACTAATCGTATGTCGTTCACGCTGCGCACGCGCCACTATACTAGCAACGTACGCTACGCCGACTTCTCGGTGCTGTCGCCGGGCGGCAATGAGCAGATCGTGGACTACCGCCGCAACCGCGACAATACCTACAACGCCTTCAACGTGGACGCGGTGTATTCGTGGTGGTTTGCGCCCGGCTCCCAGATCAGCGTCGTGTGGAAGAACGCGGGCACGTCGTTTCTGCAAGCTAACGAAGCCACCCCGCTTTACTTCGACAACCTGAGCAACACCATTAACACGCCGCACAATAACTCCGTCTCCGTGAAGATCCTGTACTACCTCGACTACCTCGCG